The region ctgttattCTATGGTATGAAAACGatagtccacggcagtccttctcctgataacTTATGGATCATTCTGCCTCCATTATCTCAATCAATGATCCTTCATCAACTTCATGTTATCTGGCACTGGATGAtcatcattatgatctgggatcTTGGGTTTCAACTTTATGAGCACTAAAGGCTCATCATCTTCCTGAACTtatggcactggggccttgttcttctctgcagcagaAATGTTTCTAGTAGATCTCTTTGGAACTGAAGGCTGGGGTGCTTGAGCTAAAGCTTTAGGTTTTGGAGCGTCAggtttaggatcagacttgggctttgaAGTAGCAGCACTAGTCTTGATGGCATCTGCCATCAACTTTTGTGTCTTGGCAGGAGGTGCAACAGGttgttcctcctcctcttcctcatcatcacTCCTTCTATTTGAAGGGTGTCCAAGTACTCTGGCAATAGTAGTCCTTGCTCTCTTCTTTTTCATTCCATCTCCAgttgcatcatcatcatcagattGCTCAATTGTAAACTGCATAGTCTCTTGAGTTGGCACTTTTATGGGTTTGGACATTGGAGCTCTCCTTGGAGTTTCTTTTTTTTTGTGAACCAGGCTTTGTGGTGGCAGCAGcagcatactccttcttgagcactttcttcttggaagtgaccTCTTCTAGAAAATcttcatcctcactatcagaagttttcttcttctttgttctggtagctgcctttggcaagttcctTGGGGTGCTCTTGCTATCCTCATCATAGCtaccagagggactagtgccctcaatgAGGTTTACATCCTCCtcagacctgttctgactgtcactggcTTTTGTCATCTCTgcaactgaccctgtgaatagatggatatgggtagagtggatgagcatcacaaaatgcagctgtttttgcaaaaagttgagacaaaaacttaattttagttttctgcagaaagcattttggagctaccgatttgacaaactcggtgacaccaaagcaCTAACAGAGTCTAAACATGCggtttcggtcagaccgagatgcAGTTCGGTGACTCTGAGATGCTAGGATTTCATAGAGAAAGTgatttcggtctcactgattagTACACTTCGATCAGACCGAGTTGTACTTAGTGCAATGGCTAATGCCAATCGGTGTGAACGAATTCTTCAGATCGGTCggtcagcggaaacctaaccctaagtttttgaaTCAAATCTATTCTAGAGGAATATTTGCGTGGGTAAGAAGCTTTCAAACATGGCAAGAATACTGGCATTTGCTTTGTGCATTGAATCGGAGATAAAGATAGCACAAAGATGTCGAATTTGTACCCTAACTTGTTGATggtttgctacggcggcaacggcggcggagaccagcagcgGAGGCGCACTGGCGGAATGGCGATGATCCGGAGACCAAGAGGGCGGCAGTGCCGGGGCGCGAGCTCGTGTGGTTTGAAGAAATTTTCAATCGTATGGGTACGCGAGATATATATACCCAGGTGATGTCGGTGCCGCCGAGTGGAAcgtctcggtggcaccgagatgcaaaattaCTTGCAGTTGCTGCAATTTGGTGAGACTGAATTGTTctagtcggtggcaccgagatgaaaacctagatcaacttaatggttTCGTGAGACCGAATAGGAATGAGTTGGTCTAGCCTAAAAGCATTAAGAGGTTTTGGAGGTCAGCCCTTGACGGATTGGTGGCTTCAAGTGCTCCTCACCCGAAGGGTCCGAAATAGAACTTGTTCAAattttgtgatatagcatgaatagaatttgagacaagaagagcatagatagctagagagagtacttaggcattcttgtccatccatttcgtCAATAaaaaacaaacaatcaaaactacaaatggatgtcctcgaattaaGAAAATTATgcattcaacatgctcacacaataagatagcaaatgaaacatgtgacaaagcatgcacaaacactctagcatctatcaagcaattggcgatgactagatcatctatatatgagtatattgacttaggagtcaaatgagaacatttgatcataggtcatactcatcgtttaagcacaagtggggttaccacttttacataaagcattgttgtgttcgcaccattagagttgctttagctcaattcttagagaaaagctccccctagatgtgatatcccccctaagagggatgaactaaccttgggttttgtcaatgatgacttcatgtagatagtgaagatgtggatgctcaatgttgatgtagatcatttggagcaatccattggagtgtgtTGCACttacaatacctacatgggttagtcccacaaggaacatgcaaggatatacatagacatagagtgaaacacAAATATTatgatgtccatggaagcattaggttaccttgtcccttgtcttaccaacaagagggtttgtgactccatgaactagtgcaagatatgaaagttgattgcacaagtTCTTGGCAAAATGGGtatgagtgaagtatattggccgagtcaccctcaagaactctctagttcttctttgagatccacatcaacttgatgggaatccttggagttgtagtcaaacttgatgaagtagaacttgatgtagtcttggaaacccacttgaccatggccttaggagcttcttcaaatgaatcaatctcctcttgaagcttgtccttgccttttagcttgtggtcttgtggtggaagatcatcttgagcttgtgttccattgaaagaagtgggatcatacttctcttgttgaggaacaaacttcgtcttgggatattgatcttcttcccactcaactccattggcattgaactttcattgaaaaccaacaccttgattcttccggtgccttccttgcttgcgtacaattttctcaaattgcttacttccggcaagccttttgtaaacacctttctcaataattcccttcaataagctattttcttgttcaagtgtaacttggctaagagaatcattagtggaatcaacaaaactactataagcaacaatattggatttaacattgttattgttactactagaagaagaatctttcttgctcttatttctagattttacttgtggcatataagtagacaagagcaaacgcttggcaatgtaataaaaacacttctttcgaagatcatcattgatagattttagaaacccatgctcttgctctaaatttgtCTTcttgaagcgtagcttctcatgagttcttaggagctctctatgatcctctagagttgtttcatgagataacttaagagtgtttagttctttagttagacgctcaatctccttcttatcattttcattcgtttcatcttgattagcatgattattagcaagttcatcatagttttcatcactagtgttgtcaacaagtaaatcatcatcacctagcaaatcatcttcatcactattgaaatcaacatactcggggtgtgataccttggtgcctttagccatgaagcatcttccaattccttcatctggtgagtcaaatatgtcgtaggagttggatgacacaagtgcaagaccagcaacaccttcatcttgagtatattcagagtcggagtgatagcttctctcggagtagttgttGGAGTCGCAACCGGatgcccattcaccaacgtgagcttgatgtcttcgtcttctgtagctctttgatgatttgtccttcctttctgaatccttgcttctacgagagggtcttcgttcataacgaccatctctactccttctctctcttggtggtgattcatctctttaCTTCTCCTTTTTGGTTAATCTTCTGTTTTCTTGTGGGGAGTCGTGCACCCATtgaagtagtgtccgggtcttccacaattgtagcaattacgatcacgactagaagatcttttgtcattgtaggactttgacttggaacttctctctttgcttctattcttgtagaacttgttgaagttcttcaccattaagctcaattcctcattgaagacttgtttttcacttgatgttgtgggagcatcacatgaagctttgtaagcactaCTTGACTTGTTGTGGTGCTCTTCTTTATCctcgagtgacatctcatgagcaacaatttttCCAATGACTTTtgtgggcttgagatctttgtagttgggcatcatttggatcaatgtgcacacggtatcatattttccatccaaggctcttaggatcttcttgatgatgaatttgtcggccaTCCCTttgcttcctaagccggcaatctcatttgtggtgagagcaagcctagagtacatctcagcgactccttcaccatccttcattttgaacttgtcaagttgactttgaagcacatccaatttggattccttgacagacccggtaccttcgtgcatatctaccaaagtatcccaaatttcctttgcattcttaaggcggctgattttgttgaattcttcgaggcacaatccgttgaagagaatatcacaagcttgagcattgtattgcaacatcctcATTTCTTCCGCTGTCGCTTCACGATCTAGTTCTCTTCCATCCTCGAAgaaatcaccttgcaagccaatacgcacaacatcccaaacggcggggttatgaccaagactatgcattttcatcttatgctttcaacaagaaaaattagtaccatcaaagtaaggacctctacggtggtaatttccctcgctagacgacaTACTctactaggttgtgaaaccaaggttatgatCACCAAAACTATGGAAATCAGGgctaatggagaccaaagctctgataccacttgtaggatcgaaagtaggtctagagggggtgattagactacttggccaaataaaaatctaacattttcccaattttagttgtgggcagattttagcaattaacacaagtcaagcaatcaacctacacatgcaattctaagagtgtagaagCGGAAAGTAGAACatttcatatgaaggtaaagggaagggatttgagagtgcaaacgcaattgagacacggagatttttggtatcgttccgataggtggtgctatcgtacgtccacgttgatgaagacttcaacccacgaagggtaacgactgtgcgagtccatagagggctccacccacgaaaggtccacgaagaagcaaccttgtctatcccaccatggccatcgcccacgaaggacttgcctcactcgggtagatcttcacgaagaaggcaatctccttgcccttaaaaacttcttggttcaactccacatcttgtcgctggctcccaagcgacacctaaccaatctaggagacaccactctcccaaaggtaatagatggtgtgttgatgatgaactccttgctcttgtgcttcaaatgatagtctccccaacacttaactctctcacacagatttggatatggtgaaaagatgatttgagtggaaagcaacttgcggaaggctagagatcaagattcttgtggtaggaatggaatatcttggtctcaacacacgggtaggtggttctctctcagaaaatatatgctGGAAGTGTAagcacgttttgatggctctctccatgaatgaagagggggtggaggggtatatatagcctccacacaaaatccaaccttacacacatttgacccaactcagtcaggccaaatagaagaactcggtgagaccgatttagttcaaaatgtgaacattaggaatctcggtgggaccgactgaaaCAACTTGGTGTGAGtgtgaccgatgtgctagggcttagggcaaacatcaactaggtggcgccgattgcatcaactcggtgagactgaagtgAAGCAAAAGACAACAGAGCGGATGTCAagtcaactcggtgtgaccgattgtaCTGACTCGATGAAACCGAAAGAGTGCAACAAGTCACAGGGAGGTTGCaaggccatctcagtgagaccgagatctgtatcggtgtgaccgaactgttagggtttctggcagtggctatgtcaaatgaactcggtggctcaaGGTAGAAAGAAAcggcggggccgagtttgactttgagtttcggacatatttggaatgagaaagtggttgaggattttggagcaatatcactgagcactttgagcaagtagaccattaagcaacacctcatccccttttaatagtattcgctttcctatggacttaatgtgatcttggatcaccaaaagtaaaatgaagagtcttgagtttttgccaatatgtgtccttagcattttgaggggtccatattcctattccatgccatgccattcattgaactttctgaaataattCACTTGAATgatcattagttcaatgagctatatgttgttataaattaccaaaaccacccggggattagttgcactttcagcgacTTAAACAGTGACTGCAGGTTTATTTGAAAAAAATAGAGGGGCTTTTTCGCAAAAACTctgacgacgtacgaccagaagcagtaATTGCTTTATCATTAGGGAAAGATTAGGGCCCAGCGGTGGCTACCCCTGGCGGCGGGTGGAGGTGATGCGCAAGAGTGTTGCGTCATCATGGTGCCACCATCATCCCGCGCCCGACCTCTCCTGCATCTTTACTGCAACGACAGCTAGAGGTGATGCGCGACGGCTGCtgcctcaccatggcgccgccaccaTCCCGTACCCACCTCGCATGCATCTTTGCCGTGACGGCGGCTGGAAGTGGCTCCTGGCGACAGGAGGAGGCGACGCTCGGTGGCGGCTACCCGTGGCGGCGGCAGATTTTCTATCTCCTACATGAGTGTTGAGCGGGCGACTTGACCGAACCCACGAACTGGAACGTGCTCACCCGATGCATGCGTGCATGCGGGCCTTTTTTTACTAGGAATGACATGTGGATCCCACATGTCATAATGGTCAACATAATGGTGCAGGTTGACTTTGTGCCCGATCGACCTGGCGGGTGGGCCACATATGTCATAATCATCCTTCATTTGTACTCAATCGGTCATTAAACAGAAGTGGTAGCTTTTTTGCCAAAAATTAGAGCAAAAGTGGTACAAGAGTTTTTTGCTAGGGTTCCTagagtggtagttttttgtcacggtTGTCCAAATTATGCTAGTTTTTTAAAAAAATACTCCTCAAAAAACGCCTTTTCTAACGTGCAATCCAAATCAAAAAAAGTTGACTGTTTAAAGATAGTCTAGGAAGGAAAAGTTTGTTGTAGAAATTCCTGCCGCAGTTGAGCCGGACTCCTCAGAAAAGACATGAGGCGGTTGGTACAGCCCGTGATAGTCTTTTCTCCATCGAGAGCAGACATACATATACGTACGACACCACGCGCGCATGGGACAAGCCAGCAGACGTGACGAGCCACGAAAGCGCCGCGCTCCACGCTCCAGTCTCCGACATGCCTTCGTCGACGCTCGGGATCGCGCCGCTGCTGGACGCCTACTTCCGGCGCCGCTTCGCCGCGGCGGGCCTGGTCCAGGCGTCCGTGCCGCTGGACGGCGGCGCCACCATGATGCAGTGCtggcgcttcccgcccggcgccagcgaGGAGCtccccgtcctcgtcctcctccacggCTTCGGCCCGCCGGCGACGTGGCAGTGGCGGCCCCAGGTGGGCCCGCTGTCGCGCCGGTTCCGCCTCGTCGTGCCTgacctcctcttcttcggcggTTCCCGCACGTCGCCCACGCCGGTCGACGGCGAGTGCTCCGAGGCCCACCAGGCCGAGGCGGTGGCGAAGCTCATAGGCGCGGTCGTGCCCCCCTCGGCCAGGGTGTCGGTGGTTGGGACCAGCTACGGCGGCTTCGTGGCGTACCACGTGGCGAGGCTGCTGGGGGCCGAGGCCGTGGAGCGGGTGGTGATCGCGAGCTCCGACCTGCTCAAGGGCGACGCCGACGACCGCGCCCTGCTGGCGCGCGGCGGGGCCGAGCGCGTGGAGGACCTGATGCTGCCGCGCACCCCCGAGAAGATGCGGCGGCTCATGGAGCTCGCCTACCACCGCCCCCGCCGGTTCATCCCGGGCTTCCTGCTCCGCGACCTCGTTCAGGTACGCGACCAATGGCCACCATCTTTCGCTGTTTGAATTATTTTCCCATCCCCGCAGATATTCGCATGGTTTGGCGGCGTAGGAGCTAGCGGGCAAGTGAATTCCATCGACCTATACCTATACCCCAGCGAACGACTCAGGACACAGAGTCGAGTCCATGTCGGTTGTCAGATGAACTCAGCCAACCATGTCTGTTTTTGTCGACGGAGGGCGATATATAATACTCCTATTAGTATCAATATGATAATACAGTACTACCATAACCGCGCAACGAACTAGCAGCGACGTCAATCACTGTCCTTGACGACACACGATTGACAATGCACAACCAACCATGTCGACGTCCAAACGTACCATCGAGCCGCCAACCATTCAGTGGTGAGACAACATTCATTCAACGGCCTCGCCATAGCTTCCACCAAGAGCATAATTATGTAGGTAGCGCGTAACGTCGTTAGTCCTACATAAATAACGAAGGTGATGTAACATGTGTTCATTTGACTTAGTCGTGATAGGCATATATTGTCTGATAAACAATGTTGTTGTCATGTTATCACGTTCTGCAGCATAAAAAATAAACTGTGTACAAACTTTCAATTATATTGTACCTAATACATAGTCCAGGTATCGTAGTACAAGATTAATCTTTTCACTCTCAAGCCACATTCACACTTAATAGATATACTCTTCATATTACTACTTGTTGAATATATACTCTTTCCTAATTTTATGTCAATATCTTGATATGGAAACAGATAATAAACATGTAAGAGTCAAGGAtgactttttttttgcgggaaataagtTGTCACGTTTAATTAGAGACTTTGGATCAAAAGAAATGGATGGCTCTCTcccgcaaaataaaataaaatggatgCCTCTATTAGTTTGGGAGCATTTAAAAAAATTCACAAATAAAACATTTTGCTGCAGTATCTCTACAGCGAGAACATAGAGGAGAAGGAGGGGCTGATCAAAGCTATATCCCTGGGGAACAAAGACAAGTTCCAGCTCACTCCACTCCCCCAGGTACATATATCCTCTAACTTTCCTGACAAACAAGCACAACGAACAAAGTGCAAATTGATGTAATTGAATTGCAAAGTAAACTCATAGTTTCTTCTTCACCCAATCTATGCCCCCATCTTTCAGCAAATTCTTGTGCTGTGGGGAGAGCATGACCAGATCTTCCCCATAGAGAAGGCATTCCAGGTGACAAGGTCAGCAAGCATTTACTACTACTCTTTACATGGTTGTGTAATCTGGTTGCAGTTGTGTCACCTTCTACTGTAACTTAGACATGAAAGATGGGTGCAAATTGATGCAGGCAGCTAGGTGCAAATGTTAGGCTGGAGATCCTGAAGAACACTGGCCATATGCCGCAGGAGGAGGACACAAAGAGGTTCAACGAGGCTCTCCTCAACTTCCTGCTGCCCGCTCCGAGTTCATCGCTGTAATACAATTTCATTGTCGGTTTTCGGAAAGATGGTTGAGAATTCCTAATTTAAGCTCCATTTTACCTGTAAGATATACTAGTACTTAGTTGCTTAACGCACATTCGACCATATGTACACTTGGGACCTTCAGGGAATAAACGTTGCACCAATGGGGAAAAATATCTTTGGCTTGTTCTTGATTAAATGCCCTGCTTTCTATACATCCATGGCATGTGATCTTTGCTACCAACTGGAAGAACACACAGCACGACCGATGGTAATTGATTGTAGTGAATTGTGGATCCAGTAGGACAGCAGATGAATCCAGCTGCTGTGGTAGCTGAAGTTAATAATGTCATAAAATCTGGCCATTGGAGTATGTGCAGATCTGCAATTGTATGCCTACTATTTGAGCGAGCGAAATAATGTAACTGACTGAAAAAGAAAACAGCATTTCACTTGCAAAATTCGATTGCCGTGTTTACTCCgtcagatgcaaaagaagaaatctcTCAACAAATCTGGAAAAGACTAAGTGGCATCAATCTCATTCTCTTTGTTTTCCTGTGCCTTCAAACACTATTTCACCAAAAAATTATGTTGTTTAtaatgttgtactccctccattcgaaattactcgtccaaaaaatgaatgtatctagatgtattttagttgtagatacatctatttttattcatttttgtgacaagtaattccgaacggagggagtacgtaggaTTCAAGAGGACATGCCACTTAATCCTATGTTTTTCTTCTTGGTTTTGAGAAACCCGTGAATCAAAGAGGCACTAGGGTCACGTACTGCTTGGATAAGATGTCATGTTGTGTTAGAGCAACTCTAACCGATTTCCCTAAAACACTTTAGATGAGTAAACTTTCACTTTCGCTTTAGACGAGTAACCTTTCACTTTTACTCTACTAAACTGCACCTAGCCAACTCCCTAAAACTTTTAGAGAAGTAAAAAATATCCTCTTCGGCCGCCCCAACTCGTATATTTAATTGGCCGCCCACCCGCCGAGTAAAAAGTGTTCCCCTCCACCTGCGGCCGCACCCACCCAACCTTGTGCCGCATCCACTTCGGCGCCGCCCTAGTTGCCTCCGTCAGCCAACAAACGCCACCGCGACGCCCCCCCNNNNNNNNNNNNNNNNNNNNNNNNNNNNNNNNNNNNNNNNNNNNNNNNNNNNNNNNNNNNNNNNNNNNNNNNNNNNNNNNNNNNNNNNNNNNNNNNNNNNNNNNNNNNNNNNNNNNNNNNNNNNNNNNNNNNNNNNNNNNNNNNNNNNNNNNNNNNNNNNNNNNNNNNNNNNNNNNNNNNNNNNNNNNNNNNNNNNNNNNNNNNNNNNNNNNNNNNNNNNNNNNNNNNNNNNNNNNNNNNNNNNNNNNNNNNNNNNNNNNNNNNNNNNNNNNNNNNNNNNNNNNNNNNNNNNNNNNNNNNNNNNNNNNNNNNNNNNNNNNNNNNNNNNNNNNNNNGTCGCGCTCATCCCCCACCTCAATTCGATCGATTTCTCGTCACCGGCGACTATAGATCGGCAGATCTACGGTCGTCATCGCCATCGCCGGATTCGACGCACCTAGTCACCGGCGCCAACGCGTTTTGGAGAGATTCAACGGGATCAAACCGGGCATCCACCTCGAGCGCTACCCGCCGCCTCTCGGTATGTCCTCCTCCCACCGCTCGCATCTCACATGTCGGCCGACCGCCGACACAGCAACGTCCGCTCGTCGGCCAGGCTCGGCCCTCGCCCAACAGCTCGTCGGCGAGCCTTTGCCGATAATCAAGTGTGACCACTGCTGGCGGCTCGTGGTGCGCCACGTTTCGAGCATGCCGAAACATCCCAGATGGGTTTACTTCAAGTGCGAAAAGGACGGGGTGAGTGTCATTTCATACGGCTGTTCTTCAAATTCATCACAATGTGAAACTCATTGTTTGCTTTAATCTGTATATAGGACGGATGCaaattttggtattgggaagaagaataTATTGATCTATTGATAGCAAGAAATTTGCTTGATGTTGGTGCATTAGTTGCTAGAGATGAAGCTAGAGAGGATGCAATGTTCAAGTTTGAAGAGGAAGAGAAGAAAGAAGTGTGCAAGCTGAAGCCGGTAGGGAAAAGAAACAATGTAGTCAATCAAGAGATGGAGAAAGCATTGATTGGATTAACAGGAGCAGTTAAGGAAGTAGTGTTTCTATTAAAATGTGTATTTTTTTCTTGTAGTTTTCTTTGGATTGGTTCTCTTAGTGAAGAATTGGTGGAGTATGTAAACAAATGATAGTGAAGtctaagggtgtgtttggtagggtgcatgGAGGGTGCATGAGGGCAAAAGTTTTCAATCCGACCCACTTTTGCTTGTTTGGTAGGGTGCATGAGCTCACATGGGCTATGCTCATCTGATGC is a window of Triticum dicoccoides isolate Atlit2015 ecotype Zavitan chromosome 2B, WEW_v2.0, whole genome shotgun sequence DNA encoding:
- the LOC119367524 gene encoding dihydrolipoyllysine-residue acetyltransferase component of acetoin cleaving system-like translates to MPSSTLGIAPLLDAYFRRRFAAAGLVQASVPLDGGATMMQCWRFPPGASEELPVLVLLHGFGPPATWQWRPQVGPLSRRFRLVVPDLLFFGGSRTSPTPVDGECSEAHQAEAVAKLIGAVVPPSARVSVVGTSYGGFVAYHVARLLGAEAVERVVIASSDLLKGDADDRALLARGGAERVEDLMLPRTPEKMRRLMELAYHRPRRFIPGFLLRDLVQYLYSENIEEKEGLIKAISLGNKDKFQLTPLPQQILVLWGEHDQIFPIEKAFQVTRQLGANVRLEILKNTGHMPQEEDTKRFNEALLNFLLPAPSSSL